A single window of Mangifera indica cultivar Alphonso chromosome 18, CATAS_Mindica_2.1, whole genome shotgun sequence DNA harbors:
- the LOC123202498 gene encoding serine acetyltransferase 1, chloroplastic-like, which translates to MKVRAFSRPLSLVLYNNSHPLPRFPLLRPVLFQHAASSSNSPTQLNLSVSMSPCIDSCQLSQEPNRPPNCRPSFSDRFSCIPTHKNLTKTMHTLGLINNHDDQNQDLWLKMQDEARSKVEQEPILSNYYFTSILSHKSLESALANLLSVKLSSSSLPGGTLYDIFIGVLVEDQGVIIEAVRADLRAVKERDPACISYVHCLLNFKGFIACQAHRIAHKLWSQGRKVLALMIQNRVSEVFAVDIHPGAKIGSGILLDHATGVVIGETAVVGDNVSILHNVTLGGTGKASGDRHPKIGDGVLIGAGTSILGNIRIGEGAKIGAGSVVLKDVPARTTAVGNPARLVGGKQNPVKLDKIPSFTMDQTSHIREWSDYVI; encoded by the coding sequence ATGAAAGTTCGGGCCTTTTCTCGACCCTTGTCTCTTGTTCTATATAACAACTCCCATCCTCTTCCTCGGTTTCCTCTTCTAAGACCTGTTCTCTTCCAACACGCTGCTTCTTCTTCAAATTCTCCGACCCAACTCAATCTATCAGTTTCCATGTCTCCTTGTATTGACTCCTGTCAACTTTCCCAGGAGCCAAACAGGCCCCCAAACTGTCGCCCAAGTTTCTCTGATCGTTTTTCTTGCATACCCACTCACAAAAACCTCACAAAAACCATGCACACACTTGGGCTTATCAACAATCATGATGATCAAAATCAAGATCTATGGCTGAAAATGCAAGATGAAGCGAGATCAAAAGTGGAGCAAGAACCCATCTTGTCAAATTACTACTTCACTTCAATCTTATCGCATAAATCCCTCGAAAGCGCTTTGGCGAATCTTCTATCAGTCAAACTCAGCAGTTCAAGTCTCCCCGGAGGTACGCTGTATGATATTTTCATAGGCGTGCTTGTAGAGGATCAAGGAGTCATCATTGAAGCTGTGAGAGCTGATTTGAGAGCGGTTAAAGAGAGAGACCCAGCTTGCATAAGTTATGTCCATTGCTTGTTGAATTTCAAAGGGTTTATAGCTTGCCAGGCGCATAGAATTGCTCATAAACTTTGGTCACAGGGCAGAAAAGTCTTGGCCTTGATGATTCAAAACCGGGTTTCTGAAGTTTTCGCGGTCGATATTCATCCCGGAGCAAAAATCGGAAGTGGGATTTTGCTTGATCATGCCACTGGAGTTGTCATCGGAGAGACGGCTGTTGTTGGGGACAATGTTTCGATTTTGCATAATGTGACATTGGGGGGCACTGGGAAAGCGTCTGGTGACAGGCATCCGAAAATTGGTGATGGGGTTTTGATTGGGGCGGGGACTTCTATTTTGGGAAACATTAGAATCGGTGAGGGGGCGAAAATTGGGGCTGGCTCGGTGGTGTTGAAGGATGTTCCGGCGAGAACCACGGCGGTTGGTAACCCCGCTAGATTGGTCGGTGGGAAGCAGAATCCGGTTAAGCTTGATAAAATTCCTAGTTTTACGATGGATCAAACTTCGCATATTCGTGAATGGTCTGATTATGTTATTTAG